Proteins encoded by one window of Crassostrea angulata isolate pt1a10 chromosome 9, ASM2561291v2, whole genome shotgun sequence:
- the LOC128163261 gene encoding uncharacterized protein LOC128163261 — protein sequence MASTKHLLVLFLAVLMVTESYGGFFSTHVYVYMTTLPESVDQPVSVINQIGSDAKSTNYETRYNGEVCYNVTNFVAESMGSIGNHRWTEVTLGEDCVAGRIITEHKMTEEEPFSVSNVYWYNEYTVDSENPPTCTPAIYRYYSILTVSKYPDSNVKQMIRNYVKENNIEGLHRLDPSGICLRY from the exons ATGGCGAGCACCAAACATCTGTTGGTATTGTTCCTGGCAGTACTAATGGTTACAGAG TCCTATGGTGGTTTCTTTTCAACCCACGTCTATGTGTACATGACCACTCTACCCGAGTCTGTGGACCAACCTGTCTCTGTGATCAATCAAATCGGCTCCGACGCAAAATCGACCAATTATGAAACTAGATACAATGG AGAGGTCTGTTACAACGTAACAAACTTTGTGGCGGAAAGTATGGGGAGTATTGGCAACCACCGGTGGACAGAGGTGACCCTCGGGGAAGACT GTGTCGCAGGAAGGATTATTACTGAGCACAAAATGACAGAGGAGGAGCCATTCAGCGTGTCCAATGTATACTGGTACAACGAGTACACTGTTGATTCTGAAAACCCACCCACGTGTACCCCTGCCATATACCGCTATTACTCGATCCTTACCGTCTCAAAATATCCCGACAGTAATGTCAAGCAGATGATACGAAATTATGTGAAGGAAAACAACATTGAAGGATTACACAGACTGGACCCTTCTGGTATATGTTTACGTTATTAA